In a single window of the Penaeus chinensis breed Huanghai No. 1 chromosome 4, ASM1920278v2, whole genome shotgun sequence genome:
- the LOC125047965 gene encoding glycerophosphocholine cholinephosphodiesterase ENPP6-like, with protein sequence MINNEGYKLVMVYVELIDMVGHRYGPESSEVEEALRAVDSALEELWEIMAENSILNTTNVVVVSDHGMTKASKDVVTWLDVEPCLEGSKIVKTTGSVGYINILPVKGHTDQVEKALKNCPGVSENIEVVRKENMDERYYYKNHRLIHDLIVMPKLGYALKSPETNYSLPEQESESIGHHGFDNTEDLMPDMRGILFAAGPSFTSGHQSTPVSQVDVYPLLCHALQLQCHPNNGSLDRVADFFALRTLTSSASSFMPRVLMVFLVGLSLVMWVGGGVQV encoded by the exons ATGATTAACAATGAAGGATACAAGCTTGTTATG GTGTACGTGGAGCTGATCGACATGGTCGGGCATCGCTACGGCCCTGAGTCCAGCGAGGTCGAGGAAGCACTCAGAGCTGTCGACTCCGCCCTGGAGGAACTGTGGGAGATCATGGCTGAGAATAGCATACTTAATACG aCGAACGTGGTGGTAGTGAGCGACCACGGAATGACGAAGGCTTCCAAAGATGTCGTGACCTGGCTGGACGTCGAGCCATGCCTGGAGGGTTCGAAAATCGTGAAGACCACGGGCAGTGTGGGTTATATCAATATTCTTCCCGTGAAAGGCCACACGGACCAG GTGGAGAAGGCGCTGAAAAACTGCCCGGGCGTGTCTGAGAACATCGAAGTGGTGAGGAAGGAGAACATGGACGAACGTTACTACTACAAGAACCACAGACTCATCCACGACCTCATTGTTATGCCTAAGCTAG GTTACGCCCTCAAGAGCCCCGAGACCAACTATTCCCTGCCAGAGCAAGAATCCGAGAGCATCGGTCACCACGGATTCGACAACACCGAAGACCTTATGCCAGACATGAGGGGCATCCTGTTCGCAGCCGGGCCCT CCTTCACCTCGGGGCACCAATCAACGCCGGTGAGCCAGGTGGACGTGTACCCCCTGCTGTGCCACGCTCTCCAGCTACAGTGCCATCCTAACAACGGCTCCTTGGACCGCGTAGCTGACTTCTTCGCCCTCAGGACCCTCACCTCCAGCGCCTCCTCCTTTATGCCTCGTGTCCTTATGGTGTTCCTCGTAGGCCTAAGTCTTGTGATGTGGGTCGGCGGCGGAGTACAGGTGTGA
- the LOC125025262 gene encoding alpha-tocopherol transfer protein-like codes for MSSQNSYSRNASRFRPASSGPPGEKQRHEAEATSRSYDKGRRRHGACLVTYDRARAAVAWQSRVSVSVAAQCRAASHGRRCGRVTSGLRANIRSQRPPYFLLLAAIPSGAPRRTEPPLGVERPSGGGAMVETRDEAGLTSLQPPSASQSLAGPLQQQDLSQAKEDACAGAPKDPPAEARKEAKQETSQGAEMDPKKDEESPTTEVDKALEAVLRVDRRQVAGAGDGALPKELAAEAEDDVHEKPEWVDRDVQALREMVEQEPGLKSRIDKPFLLAFLRARKFDYDKAMAMIRGYYRARQENADMYVNLVPSALDHVWPLCMQTVLPTPDNLGRTVLIFRTGAWLPEVCTLDDVFRSQVVMLEHVVRVPVTQLRGIAAVVDCSGLSMTHAYYLTPTHIRRMISVVQEVFPLRFKALHFVHEPSIFDWVFSLVKPFLSETIKGRLHFHGEDLESLHKHIPANELPEELGGAQGPMANSELVEILKQNEDYYKEHFTYGFEMSEEPARQGTVMEAVTDMGSLIGSYYRRMCID; via the exons ATGAGCAGTCAAAATTCATATTCCAGGAACGCCTCTCGCTTCCGCCCAGCATCCTCAGGGCCTCCGGGCGAGAAGCAGCGCCACGAGGCAGAAGCGACTTCCAG GAGCTACGATAAGGGGCGGCGGCGACATGGCGCGTGTTTAGTGACGTACGATAGAGCGCGAGCGGCCGTCGCCTGGCAGTCCCGCGTCAGTGTGTCAGTGGCAGCTCAGTGTCGAGCGGCGAGTCACGGGAGAAGGTGTGGTCGTGTCACTTCTGGACTGCGGGCTAACATACGATCCCAGAGGCCTCCGTATTTCCTCCTCCTAG CGGCGATACCTTCAGGAGCGCCGCGTCGCACGGAGCCGCCCTTAGGAGTCGAGCGTCCTTCCGGGGGAGGGGCAATGGTGGAGACGCGAGACGAGGCCGGCCTGACGTCGCTGCAGCCGCCGTCAGCCTCCCAGTCCTTGGCGGGGCCTCTCCAGCAGCAGGACCTCAGTCAGGCGAAGGAg GACGCATGTGCGGGTGCACCAAAGGACCCTCCTGCAGAAGCCCGGAAAGAAGCCAAGCAGGAGACCTCACAGGGAGCGGAAATGGATcctaagaaggatgaggagagtcCAACGACAGAAGTAGACAAAGCTCTGGAGGCGGTGTTGAGGGTGGACAGGAGACAGGTGGCAGGAGCTGGCGACGGGGCTTTGCCGAAGGAGCTGGCCGCAGAGGCAGAGGACGATGTCCACGAGAAGCCGGAATGGGTTGATCGTGATGTCCAAGCTCTCAG GGAAATGGTTGAACAGGAACCTGGCTTGAAATCACGTATTGATAAGCCTTTCTTGTTAGCTTTCCTTAGAGCTCGTAAATTTGACTATGATAAAGCCATGGCCATG ATTCGAGGGTACTATAGAGCAAGACAGGAGAATGCTGACATGTATGTGAACCTCGTCCCATCAGCCCTGGATCACGTCTGGCCACTGTGCATGCAGACGGTCCTTCCAACACCAGACAACCTAGGGAGAACTGTCCTCATTTTCAGAACAG gtGCATGGTTACCTGAAGTCTGCACCCTAGATGACGTGTTCAGGTCTCAGGTGGTAATGTTGGAGCATGTTGTACGGGTCCCAGTAACACAGCTTCGAGGGATAGCAGCTGTTGTTGACTGCTCTGGGCTGTCTATGACTCATGCCTACTATCTGACTCCGACTCACATTCGCCGCATGATTTCAGTTGTCCAG GAAGTCTTTCCTCTAAGGTTCAAGGCATTGCACTTTGTTCACGAGCCTTCGATATTCGACTGGGTCTTCAGCTTAGTCAAACCTTTCCTCTCCGAAACTATAAAAGGACGA TTGCACTTCCACGGAGAAGACCTCGAGAGCCTGCACAAACACATCCCAGCCAATGAGTTACCAGAAGAGTTAGGTGGAGCTCAGGGACCCATGGCTAACAGTGAACTTGTAGAGATACTGAAACAAAATGAAGACTATTATAaag AGCATTTTACATATGGCTTTGAGATGTCTGAAGAACCTGCGCGTCAGGGAACTGTAATGGAAGCTGTGACTGACATGGGGAGTTTGATTGGCAGTTACTACAGAAGGATGTGTATAGACTAG
- the LOC125046260 gene encoding uncharacterized protein LOC125046260: protein MLDVIFHAGAVPFGYVCERTMESEHLEDCMAQRLLPQEPKQPCDRERNESKQSTYCISRSTTTAQNYGSLRGLQGPFREENERTNNTEDEMKSRGNVEKLVEENNQLWREVGRDLRHIADTFTVSNSKTDRSKGSQSGPTSPALVSVTATRCLTASLLALACWKVISSLR, encoded by the exons ATGCTGGATGTGATTTTCCATGCTGGGGCTGTGCCTTTTGGATACGTCTGTGAGCGCACGATGGAAAGCGAACATTTGGAGGACTGCATGGCTCAGCGGTTGTTGCCACAGGAGCCGAAGCAGCCATGCGATCGAGAGAGAAATG AATCAAAACAAAGTACATATTGCATCTCGAGAAGTACCACAACCGCACAAAACTACGGATCTCTTCGTGGTCTTCAAGGGCCCTTCAGGGAGGAAAACGAGAGAACCAATAACACAGAAGATGAAATGAAGAGCAGAGGAAACGTCGAGAAATTGGTGGAGGAAAATAATCAGCTGTGGCGTGAAGTGGGTCGTGATCTTCGCCATATTGCTGACACGTTCACCGTCAGCAACAGTAag ACCGACCGGAGCAAAGGAAGTCAATCAGGACCAACGTCTCCTGCGCTAGTATCTGTGACAGCCACGAGATGCCTGACTGCATCTCTCTTGGCCCTAGCCTGTTGGAAAGTCATCTCCAGTCTGCGCTGA